The window CTTGGCTATTTCTTGCCAGCTCGATTACTTCCAAGGGGCTCCCATATAATAGCTGGGACGTCCGATGCTTCTCATCCTTTGCCAGACCAGCAATGGGTATCTCCAACCCCAGTTCATTTTCCAATACATCCCTCACAGCCTCTATATGTCCTTTTCCCCCATCAATAAGGATTAAATCAGGTAATGGCAATTCTTCCTTTAAGACGCGGCTATATCTTCTCCGGACAACCTCCCGCATGGATTCATAATCATCCGGTCCCTTTACTGTCTTGATTTTATATTTGCGATACTCCCTTTTATCCGGTTTTCCGTCAATAAAGACAATCATCGCAGAAACAGGGTTTGTGCCTTGAATATTGGAATTATCGAAGGCTTCAATTCGATGGGGAGTATAGATTCCCATTGCCTCCCCAAGCCTATCGATAGCATGAATGGTCCGTTCTTCGTCACGTTCAATTAACGAGAACTTTTCAGATAAAGCTATTTTGGCATTTTTACAGGCCAGTTTAACTAGCTCCTTCTTTTGCCCTCTTTGCGGACGCAATACCTTTACTTGTAATAGCTCCTCAGCCAAATCAGCGGAAACGGTATCTGGCACAAGTATTTCCTTTGGTTTAAAATGATTGTCCTTCGTATAGAATTGTCCTAGAAAGGTCAGCATTTCTTCTTCAGCTTCATTATACAGCGGAAACATTGATACATCTCGTTCAATTAATTTCCCCTGTCTAATAAAGAATACTTGGACACACATCCAGCCTTTATCGACAGAGTATCCAAAGACATCTCGGTCGGTAAAGTCCGTTGTAGTCATTTTCTGTTTTTCCATGGTTGCTTCAATATGTGCAATCCGATCTCTGTATTCCTTTGCTCGCTCAAAATCGAGCTCCTCTGCTGCCTCCGTCATTTTTACGGTTAATTCTTGTTTGATTTCTTTATAGCCACCATTTAAAAAACGAGTAATTTCATCTGTTATTCGCCTGTATTCCTCTTCATTTACTTGATTTACACAAGGGGCCAGACACTGATCTAGATGATAATACAAGCAGACGCGATCAGGGAGCGTTGAACATTTACGCAATGGATAAATGCGATCAAGCAATTTTTTCGTCTCGTTGGCAGAATGCACATTGGGATAGGGACCGAAATATTTTCCTTTATCCTTTTTTACTTTTCTTGTTGTAATCAGTCTTGGGTGTCTTTCTGATGTTAGCTTAATAAAAGGATAGCTTTTATCATCCTTCAGCATAATATTGTATTTAGGATCATATTTCTTAATTAAGTTGATTTCAAGCACTAATGCCTCGATATCAGAAGACGTTACGATATATTCAAAATCCTCAATTTCATTGACTAGTCTTAATGTTTTTCCATCATGGGAACCCGTGAAATAGGACCGCACACGATTTTTTAGAATCTTTGCTTTCCCTACGTAAATAATCGTCCCTTGACGGTCTTTCATTAAATAACAACCAGGTTGTTCTGGGAGCAGTGTTAGCTTATTCTTGATTGTTTCGTTCATCCGGTTCCCTCCTTTTTCAATTCTTCATTCATTTTATAGGTTGTAGGGATGCTTGGGCAACAAAGAAAGAGAAGAAAAGGTTAATAAAAGTAAAAAACCCGCTAACAAAGGGTTAACGGGTAATCTCTATATTTTGCTGCTTTTATTAAAATTGCTGCTGTAAACGCTCAGAAAGTGCTTCTTTCGGCTGGAAGCCAACCACTTTATCAACTACTTCGCCATCTTTAAGGACAAGTAAAGTTGGAATGCTCATAACACCGAATTTTGCAGCCGTTTCTTGGTTTTCATCCACGTCTACTTTAACGATTTTCACTTTCTCGCCGATTTCAGAATCCAGATCCTCTAAAACTGGTGCAATCATCTTACAAGGTCCGCACCAAGGTGCCCAGAAATCGACAAGAACTAAACCAGAACCAGTTTCATTTGCAAACGTTTGATCAGTTGCATGTGTAATAGCCATTTTAACAATTTCCTCCTCGAATATCTTCAAATTCATTGAAAGTATATCACCGTTACATTCAACATGCTAACAATTTGCTCCATCGGTGGTAGTATATCCAAAAAATATTGGTCTAAAACAAAAAACGAACGGTTTGATGCATCAATCCGTTCGTTTCTTCCTGTGTTCTACTTGATGAGCTATGTCCTTGAAAGCAGGATTCTAAATTCTGCAGTCAGCATTGGCACAACTTCGAATAAATCACCAACAATGCCGTAATCTGCTACATTAAAAATATTTGCTTCTGGATCCTTATTAATCGCAACGATTACTTTTGAATTAGACATGCCGGCTAAATGCTGGATAGCCCCAGATATCCCGCAGGCAATGTATAAATCTGGCGTAACAACTTTTCCAGTCTGACCAATCTGCAGGGAATAATCACAATAATCTGCATCACAGGCACCACGGGAAGCTCCGACGGCACCACCTAATACGTGAGCTAATTCTTTTAACGGTTCAAATCCATCTTTACTTTTCACACCTCGTCCTCCGGCTACAACGACCTTTGCTTCAGATAGGTCTACTCCTGTACTTGCTTTCCGAACAATATCTTTGATTATGGAACGCAGGTCTTTAATATCAACCTTTAAGGCGGAGATGCTACCCGTTCTAGATTCATCCTTCTCCAACGGTGAAACATTGTTTGGACGTATCGTAGCAAAGGTTAACCCTTCCGTCATGATTTTCTTTTCGAAGGCTTTCCCAGAATAAATCGGACGGTTGAAAATAATTTTTCCGCCATCCTCCTCTATTGCTGTAACATCTGAGATTAAACCAGAGTCCAATTTCGCTGCCAG of the Bacillus tuaregi genome contains:
- the uvrC gene encoding excinuclease ABC subunit UvrC → MNETIKNKLTLLPEQPGCYLMKDRQGTIIYVGKAKILKNRVRSYFTGSHDGKTLRLVNEIEDFEYIVTSSDIEALVLEINLIKKYDPKYNIMLKDDKSYPFIKLTSERHPRLITTRKVKKDKGKYFGPYPNVHSANETKKLLDRIYPLRKCSTLPDRVCLYYHLDQCLAPCVNQVNEEEYRRITDEITRFLNGGYKEIKQELTVKMTEAAEELDFERAKEYRDRIAHIEATMEKQKMTTTDFTDRDVFGYSVDKGWMCVQVFFIRQGKLIERDVSMFPLYNEAEEEMLTFLGQFYTKDNHFKPKEILVPDTVSADLAEELLQVKVLRPQRGQKKELVKLACKNAKIALSEKFSLIERDEERTIHAIDRLGEAMGIYTPHRIEAFDNSNIQGTNPVSAMIVFIDGKPDKREYRKYKIKTVKGPDDYESMREVVRRRYSRVLKEELPLPDLILIDGGKGHIEAVRDVLENELGLEIPIAGLAKDEKHRTSQLLYGSPLEVIELARNSQEFYLLQRIQDEVHRFAITFHRQLRGKNAFQSILDDIPGIGEKRKKQLLKSFGSVKKLKEASLEEITGAGIPQNIAKSILEKLQE
- the trxA gene encoding thioredoxin, translating into MAITHATDQTFANETGSGLVLVDFWAPWCGPCKMIAPVLEDLDSEIGEKVKIVKVDVDENQETAAKFGVMSIPTLLVLKDGEVVDKVVGFQPKEALSERLQQQF
- a CDS encoding electron transfer flavoprotein subunit alpha/FixB family protein, translating into MPKKILVLGEVREGSLRNVSFEAVAAAKSLAQGGEVIGVLVGHTINGFGNEFIHHGADRVVIVEHEKLSQYTPDGYTQALLAVIQAVSPDGIIIGHTALGKDLAPKLAAKLDSGLISDVTAIEEDGGKIIFNRPIYSGKAFEKKIMTEGLTFATIRPNNVSPLEKDESRTGSISALKVDIKDLRSIIKDIVRKASTGVDLSEAKVVVAGGRGVKSKDGFEPLKELAHVLGGAVGASRGACDADYCDYSLQIGQTGKVVTPDLYIACGISGAIQHLAGMSNSKVIVAINKDPEANIFNVADYGIVGDLFEVVPMLTAEFRILLSRT